A genomic window from Bos javanicus breed banteng chromosome 13, ARS-OSU_banteng_1.0, whole genome shotgun sequence includes:
- the FOXS1 gene encoding forkhead box protein S1 yields MQQPPPPGPLAPAAEPTKPPYSYIALIAMAIQNSPGQRATLSGIYRYIMGRFAFYRHNRPGWQNSIRHNLSLNECFVKVPRDDRKPGKGSYWTLDPDCHDMFEHGSFLRRRRRFTRRAGAEGTKGPTKARRGPLRATSQDPGAPDVAASRQCPFPPEPLEPKGLSYGGLVGALPASMCPATTDARPQTPSEAKEMPTPKAAGPGELPVATSSSSCPAFGFPTSFSEAEGFSKAPAPILTPEATIGSSYQCRLQALNFCMGTDPGLEHLLASAAPSPAPSTPPASLRAPLPLPADPKEPWVAGSFPVQGSSSYPLGLTPCLYRTPGMFFFE; encoded by the coding sequence ATGCAGCAGCCACCCCCACCCGGGCCCCTGGCCCCTGCGGCCGAGCCAACCAAGCCTCCTTACAGCTACATCGCCCTGATCGCCATGGCCATCCAGAACTCTCCAGGGCAGCGGGCCACACTCAGCGGCATCTACCGCTACATCATGGGCCGCTTCGCCTTCTACCGCCACAACCGGCCGGGATGGCAGAACAGTATCCGCCACAACCTGTCACTCAACGAATGCTTTGTCAAGGTGCCCCGCGATGACCGCAAGCCGGGCAAGGGCAGCTACTGGACGCTGGACCCCGACTGCCATGACATGTTTGAGCATGGCAGCTTTCTGCGCCGCCGCCGGCGCTTCACCCGACGGGCAGGTGCTGAGGGCACCAAGGGCCCCACCAAAGCGCGCCGTGGACCCCTCCGAGCCACCAGCCAGGACCCAGGAGCCCCTGACGTCGCAGCTAGCAGACAGTGCCCATTCCCGCCGGAGCCACTGGAACCCAAGGGCCTAAGCTATGGGGGTCTGGTGGGGGCCTTGCCAGCCAGCATGTGCCCGGCCACCACCGATGCCAGGCCTCAGACACCCTCAGAGGCCAAGGAGATGCCCACTCCCAAGGCTGCAGGCCCAGGGGAGCTCCCTGTGGCCACCTCGTCTTCCTCGTGCCCTGCTTTTGGCTTTCCCACCAGCTTCTCTGAGGCTGAGGGGTTTAGCAAGGCCCCTGCACCCATCTTGACCCCGGAGGCCACCATCGGGAGCAGCTACCAGTGCCGGCTGCAGGCGCTGAATTTCTGCATGGGGACTGACCCAGGACTGGAGCACCTCTTGGCCtcagcagccccctcccctgcaccatccacccctccagcctccctccgGGCCCCGCTGCCCCTGCCAGCTGACCCCAAGGAACCCTGGGTTGCAGGcagcttccctgtccagggaAGCTCCAGCTACCCACTGGGGCTGACCCCCTGCCTGTACCGGACGCCAGGAATGTTCTTCTTTGAGTGA
- the LOC133259566 gene encoding interferon regulatory factor 4-like isoform X3, translating to MPSRPGDTGWGERASREQKGKRNFPHRLSLSPPPRCPGGPGARSPVALGFGHPHAPDLVPGALRSPMAGDPWRRDEGKVSDSRRPMAGAGGPLRLREWLVAQIESGRYAGLRWEDAGKTLFRIPWKHAAKQGYQVRQDAALFRAWAIYKGKYLEGIDKEDPSTWKTRLRCALNKSADFCEVPERSQLDISNPYKVYRLLSDGAHDPVTRACAPGKEEGILQSQQKPPGGVTEPACRTKEQDGSGLVTEDKDKEQPSRLAQQDFLLPSPLADHSYQAQNPVHPWSPLPSEDFSNPDCWLHVRLFYRAELVREATALAAEGCSLSPRAATAAAERLLGPPPRVAQVRFPEPPASAHVLRRLLPHLERGVLLWVAPEGVFAKRLCQGRVYWRGPLAPHRAQPNKLERERTCQLLDTRRFLAELRAHLQDGCPEPEYQIRLCFGEEYPGPPDQPEERLIMAHVEPVFARELLLHSKIHGQVPGWQVPSLASLTASITC from the exons ATGCCCTCCAGGCCAGGCGACACAGGGTGGGGCGAAAGGGCCTCCAGGGAGCAGAAAGGAAAGCGAAACTTCCCACACAGACTTTCGCTTTCGCCGCCTCCGCGCTGTCCAGGTGGCCCCGGAGCGCGATCCCCTGTCGCCCTGGGATTCGGTCACCCGCACGCCCCAGACCTGGTCCCCGGAGCACTGCGTTCCCCTATGGCCGGCGACCCCTGGCGGAGGGACGAAGGGAAGGTCTCCGACAGCCGGCGACCCATGGCGGGGGCCGGGGGTCCCCTGCGCCTCCGAGAATGGCTGGTGGCGCAGATCGAGAGCGGGCGCTATGCGGGGCTGCGCTGGGAGGACGCAGGCAAGACCCTCTTCCGCATCCCCTGGAAGCACGCAGCCAAGCAGGGTTACCAGGTGCGGCAGGACGCTGCGCTCTTCAGG GCCTGGGCCATATACAAGGGCAAGTACCTAGAGGGCATTGACAAGGAGGATCCCTCTACCTGGAAGACACGGCTCCGCTGTGCCCTCAACAAGAGTGCTGACTTCTGTGAAGTACCTGAGCGCAGCCAGCTGGACATCTCCAACCCCTACAAGGTCTACCGGCTCCTGTCTGATGGTGCCCACGACCCAG TTACCAGGGCTTGTGCTCCCGGTAAAGAGGAGGGCATTCTTCAGAGCCAGCAGAAGCCCCCTGGAGGAGTGACAGAGCCAGCCTGCAGGACCAAAGAGCAG GATGGATCCGGATTAGTCACAGAGGATAAAGACAAGGAGCAGCCCTCCAGGCTAGCCCAGCAGGACTTCCTGCTCCCAAGCCCTTTGGCTGACCACA gcTACCAGGCACAGAATCCCGTCCACCCCTGGAGCCCTTTGCCGTCTGAGGATTTCAGCAACCCTG ATTGCTGGCTGCACGTGCGCCTCTTCTACCGCGCGGAGCTGGTGCGCGAAGCCACAGCGCTGGCGGCTGAGGGCTGCAGCCTGAGCCCGCGCGCGGCCACCGCGGCCGCCGAGCGACTCCTGGGGCCGCCGCCGAGGGTCGCGCAGGTTCGCTTCCCGGAGCCGCCGGCCAGCGCCCACGTGCTGCGGCGCCTGCTGCCCCACCTGGAGCGCGGCGTGCTGCTGTGGGTGGCGCCCGAGGGCGTCTTCGCCAAGCGCCTCTGCCAGGGCCGCGTGTACTGGCGCGGCCCGCTTGCCCCGCACCGCGCGCAGCCCAACAAACTGGAGCGCGAGCGCACCTGCCAGCTGCTCGACACGCGCCGCTTCCTCGCGG AACTGCGAGCCCACCTACAAGATGGTTGCCCGGAGCCCGAATACCAGATCCGGCTGTGCTTTGGTGAGGAGTACCCGGGGCCCCCGGACCAGCCCGAGGAGCGGCTCATTATGGCCCAT GTGGAGCCAGTCTTCGCCAGGGAGCTCCTCCTGCACTCGAAGATCCACGGCCAGGTGCCCGGGTGGCAGGTTCCCAGCCTAGCATCCCTGACAGCATCAATCACCTGCTGA
- the LOC133259566 gene encoding interferon regulatory factor 4-like isoform X2, with amino-acid sequence MPSRPGDTGWGERASREQKGKRNFPHRLSLSPPPRCPGGPGARSPVALGFGHPHAPDLVPGALRSPMAGDPWRRDEGKVSDSRRPMAGAGGPLRLREWLVAQIESGRYAGLRWEDAGKTLFRIPWKHAAKQGYQAWAIYKGKYLEGIDKEDPSTWKTRLRCALNKSADFCEVPERSQLDISNPYKVYRLLSDGAHDPVTRACAPGKEEGILQSQQKPPGGVTEPACRTKEQDGSGLVTEDKDKEQPSRLAQQDFLLPSPLADHSYQAQNPVHPWSPLPSEDFSNPDCWLHVRLFYRAELVREATALAAEGCSLSPRAATAAAERLLGPPPRVAQVRFPEPPASAHVLRRLLPHLERGVLLWVAPEGVFAKRLCQGRVYWRGPLAPHRAQPNKLERERTCQLLDTRRFLAELRAHLQDGCPEPEYQIRLCFGEEYPGPPDQPEERLIMAHVSHFPLHRRTTPHPAPLNSLSLLPPVPALPLTCHMTSDLEDLLCENARGNGLSLPAPQQSGWVRRSLAHSSTSLPPRRWSQSSPGSSSCTRRSTARCPGGRFPA; translated from the exons ATGCCCTCCAGGCCAGGCGACACAGGGTGGGGCGAAAGGGCCTCCAGGGAGCAGAAAGGAAAGCGAAACTTCCCACACAGACTTTCGCTTTCGCCGCCTCCGCGCTGTCCAGGTGGCCCCGGAGCGCGATCCCCTGTCGCCCTGGGATTCGGTCACCCGCACGCCCCAGACCTGGTCCCCGGAGCACTGCGTTCCCCTATGGCCGGCGACCCCTGGCGGAGGGACGAAGGGAAGGTCTCCGACAGCCGGCGACCCATGGCGGGGGCCGGGGGTCCCCTGCGCCTCCGAGAATGGCTGGTGGCGCAGATCGAGAGCGGGCGCTATGCGGGGCTGCGCTGGGAGGACGCAGGCAAGACCCTCTTCCGCATCCCCTGGAAGCACGCAGCCAAGCAGGGTTACCAG GCCTGGGCCATATACAAGGGCAAGTACCTAGAGGGCATTGACAAGGAGGATCCCTCTACCTGGAAGACACGGCTCCGCTGTGCCCTCAACAAGAGTGCTGACTTCTGTGAAGTACCTGAGCGCAGCCAGCTGGACATCTCCAACCCCTACAAGGTCTACCGGCTCCTGTCTGATGGTGCCCACGACCCAG TTACCAGGGCTTGTGCTCCCGGTAAAGAGGAGGGCATTCTTCAGAGCCAGCAGAAGCCCCCTGGAGGAGTGACAGAGCCAGCCTGCAGGACCAAAGAGCAG GATGGATCCGGATTAGTCACAGAGGATAAAGACAAGGAGCAGCCCTCCAGGCTAGCCCAGCAGGACTTCCTGCTCCCAAGCCCTTTGGCTGACCACA gcTACCAGGCACAGAATCCCGTCCACCCCTGGAGCCCTTTGCCGTCTGAGGATTTCAGCAACCCTG ATTGCTGGCTGCACGTGCGCCTCTTCTACCGCGCGGAGCTGGTGCGCGAAGCCACAGCGCTGGCGGCTGAGGGCTGCAGCCTGAGCCCGCGCGCGGCCACCGCGGCCGCCGAGCGACTCCTGGGGCCGCCGCCGAGGGTCGCGCAGGTTCGCTTCCCGGAGCCGCCGGCCAGCGCCCACGTGCTGCGGCGCCTGCTGCCCCACCTGGAGCGCGGCGTGCTGCTGTGGGTGGCGCCCGAGGGCGTCTTCGCCAAGCGCCTCTGCCAGGGCCGCGTGTACTGGCGCGGCCCGCTTGCCCCGCACCGCGCGCAGCCCAACAAACTGGAGCGCGAGCGCACCTGCCAGCTGCTCGACACGCGCCGCTTCCTCGCGG AACTGCGAGCCCACCTACAAGATGGTTGCCCGGAGCCCGAATACCAGATCCGGCTGTGCTTTGGTGAGGAGTACCCGGGGCCCCCGGACCAGCCCGAGGAGCGGCTCATTATGGCCCATGTGAGTCACTTTCCGCTCCATCGGagaaccaccccccacccagcccctctAAATAGCCTCTCACTGCTCCCTCCAGTCCCAGCTCTACCCCTGACCTGCCATATGACCTCTGATCTGGAAGACCTCCTGTGTGAAAATGCACGTGGAAATGGGTTGTCACTCCCCGCCCCTCAACAAAGTGGGTGGGTAAGGAGAAGTTTGGCTCATTCCTCCACCTCACTCCCACCCCGCAGGTGGAGCCAGTCTTCGCCAGGGAGCTCCTCCTGCACTCGAAGATCCACGGCCAGGTGCCCGGGTGGCAGGTTCCCAGCCTAG
- the LOC133259566 gene encoding interferon regulatory factor 4-like isoform X1: MPSRPGDTGWGERASREQKGKRNFPHRLSLSPPPRCPGGPGARSPVALGFGHPHAPDLVPGALRSPMAGDPWRRDEGKVSDSRRPMAGAGGPLRLREWLVAQIESGRYAGLRWEDAGKTLFRIPWKHAAKQGYQVRQDAALFRAWAIYKGKYLEGIDKEDPSTWKTRLRCALNKSADFCEVPERSQLDISNPYKVYRLLSDGAHDPVTRACAPGKEEGILQSQQKPPGGVTEPACRTKEQDGSGLVTEDKDKEQPSRLAQQDFLLPSPLADHSYQAQNPVHPWSPLPSEDFSNPDCWLHVRLFYRAELVREATALAAEGCSLSPRAATAAAERLLGPPPRVAQVRFPEPPASAHVLRRLLPHLERGVLLWVAPEGVFAKRLCQGRVYWRGPLAPHRAQPNKLERERTCQLLDTRRFLAELRAHLQDGCPEPEYQIRLCFGEEYPGPPDQPEERLIMAHVSHFPLHRRTTPHPAPLNSLSLLPPVPALPLTCHMTSDLEDLLCENARGNGLSLPAPQQSGWVRRSLAHSSTSLPPRRWSQSSPGSSSCTRRSTARCPGGRFPA; encoded by the exons ATGCCCTCCAGGCCAGGCGACACAGGGTGGGGCGAAAGGGCCTCCAGGGAGCAGAAAGGAAAGCGAAACTTCCCACACAGACTTTCGCTTTCGCCGCCTCCGCGCTGTCCAGGTGGCCCCGGAGCGCGATCCCCTGTCGCCCTGGGATTCGGTCACCCGCACGCCCCAGACCTGGTCCCCGGAGCACTGCGTTCCCCTATGGCCGGCGACCCCTGGCGGAGGGACGAAGGGAAGGTCTCCGACAGCCGGCGACCCATGGCGGGGGCCGGGGGTCCCCTGCGCCTCCGAGAATGGCTGGTGGCGCAGATCGAGAGCGGGCGCTATGCGGGGCTGCGCTGGGAGGACGCAGGCAAGACCCTCTTCCGCATCCCCTGGAAGCACGCAGCCAAGCAGGGTTACCAGGTGCGGCAGGACGCTGCGCTCTTCAGG GCCTGGGCCATATACAAGGGCAAGTACCTAGAGGGCATTGACAAGGAGGATCCCTCTACCTGGAAGACACGGCTCCGCTGTGCCCTCAACAAGAGTGCTGACTTCTGTGAAGTACCTGAGCGCAGCCAGCTGGACATCTCCAACCCCTACAAGGTCTACCGGCTCCTGTCTGATGGTGCCCACGACCCAG TTACCAGGGCTTGTGCTCCCGGTAAAGAGGAGGGCATTCTTCAGAGCCAGCAGAAGCCCCCTGGAGGAGTGACAGAGCCAGCCTGCAGGACCAAAGAGCAG GATGGATCCGGATTAGTCACAGAGGATAAAGACAAGGAGCAGCCCTCCAGGCTAGCCCAGCAGGACTTCCTGCTCCCAAGCCCTTTGGCTGACCACA gcTACCAGGCACAGAATCCCGTCCACCCCTGGAGCCCTTTGCCGTCTGAGGATTTCAGCAACCCTG ATTGCTGGCTGCACGTGCGCCTCTTCTACCGCGCGGAGCTGGTGCGCGAAGCCACAGCGCTGGCGGCTGAGGGCTGCAGCCTGAGCCCGCGCGCGGCCACCGCGGCCGCCGAGCGACTCCTGGGGCCGCCGCCGAGGGTCGCGCAGGTTCGCTTCCCGGAGCCGCCGGCCAGCGCCCACGTGCTGCGGCGCCTGCTGCCCCACCTGGAGCGCGGCGTGCTGCTGTGGGTGGCGCCCGAGGGCGTCTTCGCCAAGCGCCTCTGCCAGGGCCGCGTGTACTGGCGCGGCCCGCTTGCCCCGCACCGCGCGCAGCCCAACAAACTGGAGCGCGAGCGCACCTGCCAGCTGCTCGACACGCGCCGCTTCCTCGCGG AACTGCGAGCCCACCTACAAGATGGTTGCCCGGAGCCCGAATACCAGATCCGGCTGTGCTTTGGTGAGGAGTACCCGGGGCCCCCGGACCAGCCCGAGGAGCGGCTCATTATGGCCCATGTGAGTCACTTTCCGCTCCATCGGagaaccaccccccacccagcccctctAAATAGCCTCTCACTGCTCCCTCCAGTCCCAGCTCTACCCCTGACCTGCCATATGACCTCTGATCTGGAAGACCTCCTGTGTGAAAATGCACGTGGAAATGGGTTGTCACTCCCCGCCCCTCAACAAAGTGGGTGGGTAAGGAGAAGTTTGGCTCATTCCTCCACCTCACTCCCACCCCGCAGGTGGAGCCAGTCTTCGCCAGGGAGCTCCTCCTGCACTCGAAGATCCACGGCCAGGTGCCCGGGTGGCAGGTTCCCAGCCTAG
- the LOC133259566 gene encoding uncharacterized protein LOC133259566 isoform X4 — MPSRPGDTGWGERASREQKGKRNFPHRLSLSPPPRCPGGPGARSPVALGFGHPHAPDLVPGALRSPMAGDPWRRDEGKVSDSRRPMAGAGGPLRLREWLVAQIESGRYAGLRWEDAGKTLFRIPWKHAAKQGYQVRQDAALFRAWAIYKGKYLEGIDKEDPSTWKTRLRCALNKSADFCEVPERSQLDISNPYKVYRLLSDGAHDPVTRACAPGKEEGILQSQQKPPGGVTEPACRTKEQDGSGLVTEDKDKEQPSRLAQQDFLLPSPLADHSYQAQNPVHPWSPLPSEDFSNPELRAHLQDGCPEPEYQIRLCFGEEYPGPPDQPEERLIMAHVSHFPLHRRTTPHPAPLNSLSLLPPVPALPLTCHMTSDLEDLLCENARGNGLSLPAPQQSGWVRRSLAHSSTSLPPRRWSQSSPGSSSCTRRSTARCPGGRFPA, encoded by the exons ATGCCCTCCAGGCCAGGCGACACAGGGTGGGGCGAAAGGGCCTCCAGGGAGCAGAAAGGAAAGCGAAACTTCCCACACAGACTTTCGCTTTCGCCGCCTCCGCGCTGTCCAGGTGGCCCCGGAGCGCGATCCCCTGTCGCCCTGGGATTCGGTCACCCGCACGCCCCAGACCTGGTCCCCGGAGCACTGCGTTCCCCTATGGCCGGCGACCCCTGGCGGAGGGACGAAGGGAAGGTCTCCGACAGCCGGCGACCCATGGCGGGGGCCGGGGGTCCCCTGCGCCTCCGAGAATGGCTGGTGGCGCAGATCGAGAGCGGGCGCTATGCGGGGCTGCGCTGGGAGGACGCAGGCAAGACCCTCTTCCGCATCCCCTGGAAGCACGCAGCCAAGCAGGGTTACCAGGTGCGGCAGGACGCTGCGCTCTTCAGG GCCTGGGCCATATACAAGGGCAAGTACCTAGAGGGCATTGACAAGGAGGATCCCTCTACCTGGAAGACACGGCTCCGCTGTGCCCTCAACAAGAGTGCTGACTTCTGTGAAGTACCTGAGCGCAGCCAGCTGGACATCTCCAACCCCTACAAGGTCTACCGGCTCCTGTCTGATGGTGCCCACGACCCAG TTACCAGGGCTTGTGCTCCCGGTAAAGAGGAGGGCATTCTTCAGAGCCAGCAGAAGCCCCCTGGAGGAGTGACAGAGCCAGCCTGCAGGACCAAAGAGCAG GATGGATCCGGATTAGTCACAGAGGATAAAGACAAGGAGCAGCCCTCCAGGCTAGCCCAGCAGGACTTCCTGCTCCCAAGCCCTTTGGCTGACCACA gcTACCAGGCACAGAATCCCGTCCACCCCTGGAGCCCTTTGCCGTCTGAGGATTTCAGCAACCCTG AACTGCGAGCCCACCTACAAGATGGTTGCCCGGAGCCCGAATACCAGATCCGGCTGTGCTTTGGTGAGGAGTACCCGGGGCCCCCGGACCAGCCCGAGGAGCGGCTCATTATGGCCCATGTGAGTCACTTTCCGCTCCATCGGagaaccaccccccacccagcccctctAAATAGCCTCTCACTGCTCCCTCCAGTCCCAGCTCTACCCCTGACCTGCCATATGACCTCTGATCTGGAAGACCTCCTGTGTGAAAATGCACGTGGAAATGGGTTGTCACTCCCCGCCCCTCAACAAAGTGGGTGGGTAAGGAGAAGTTTGGCTCATTCCTCCACCTCACTCCCACCCCGCAGGTGGAGCCAGTCTTCGCCAGGGAGCTCCTCCTGCACTCGAAGATCCACGGCCAGGTGCCCGGGTGGCAGGTTCCCAGCCTAG
- the LOC133259568 gene encoding dual specificity protein phosphatase 15: MGNGMTKVLPGLYLGNFIDAKDTDQLGRNKITHIISIHESPQPLLQDITYLRISVADAPEVPIKKHFKECINFIHCCRLNGGNCLVHCFAGISRSTTIVTAYVMTVTGLSWRDVLEAIKATRPIANPNPGFRQQLEEFGWGSSRKLRRQLEERFGESPFRDEEEVRALLPLCKRCRQGSATAAASPAPNSTASEGTLQRLVPRSPREAHRPLPLLARVKQTFSCLPRCLSRKGSK; the protein is encoded by the exons ATGGGGAATGGTATGACCAAG GTACTTCCTGGACTCTACCTCGGAAACTTCATTG ATGCCAAAGACACAGATCAGCTAGGCCGGAATAAGATCACACACATCATCTCCATTCACGAGTCACCCCAGCCTCTGTTGCAG GACATAACCTACCTTCGCATCTCAGTGGCCGACGCCCCTGAGGTACCCAT CAAAAAGCACTTCAAGGAATGTATCAACTTCATCCACTGTTGCCGCCTCAATGGGGGAAACTGCCTTGTACACTG CTTTGCAGGCATCTCCCGAAGCACCACCATCGTGACGGCGTATGTGATGACTGTGACGGGGCTAAGCTGGAGGGACGTGCTTGAAGCCATCAAGGCCACCCGGCCCATTGCCAACCCCAACCCAGGCTTTAGGCAGCAGCTTGAGGAGTTTGGCTGGGGCAGTTCCCGGAAG CTTCGCCGGCAGCTGGAGGAGCGCTTCGGCGAGAGCCCTTTCCGCGACGAGGAGGAGGTGCGCGCGCTGCTGCCGCTGTGCAAGCGCTGCCGGCAGGGCTCGGCGACCGCGGCCGCTTCCCCGGCGCCCAACTCCACGGCCTCGGAGGGGACCTTGCAGCGCCTGGTGCCGCGCTCGCCCCGGGAGGCCCACCGGCCGCTGCCGCTGTTGGCGCGCGTCAAGCAGACTTTCTCCTGCCTCCCGCGGTGTCTGTCCCGCAAAGGCAGCAAGTGA